One Asterias rubens chromosome 1, eAstRub1.3, whole genome shotgun sequence genomic region harbors:
- the LOC117296574 gene encoding uncharacterized protein LOC117296574 translates to MDRPEHSQTESLLTAQRNFEKRFSCPICLEPRLKMVVSSCQHRICAECLYDKQNKLYKAMAKCPTCLRENVYPAERPDIPEDNIEIQRQLGVTQCPLDGCDVGLWIWDVEKHIESCSYAVVSPKPGSKRKRVQKAITQKDLPISPKYKHPKQEPSSQSESPVNKTPLQQTTNKVENKISLRPRPQVRNTPPNNRCNRPRELLPSPRDFHCNPARDWSPRGQIFNRENLDATNRYQYLLRSHQMQGQPFPFPVYRP, encoded by the exons ATGGATCGGCCGGAACATTCCCAAACTGAGTCGTTACTGACTGCACAAcggaattttgaaaaaag GTTTAGCTGCCCAATTTGCTTGGAACCCCGACTGAAAATGGTTGTGTCAAGCTGTCAGCACAGAATCTGCGCAGAATGCCTCTACGACAAACAGAATAAACTCTACAAGGCGATGGCCAAGTGCCCAACGTGTCTGAGAGAAAATGTTTATCCAGCTGAAAG ACCAGACATACCTGAAGACAACATTGAGATTCAGCGGCAGCTCGGTGTTACTCAGTGTCCCCTAGATGGCTGTGACGTAGGACTCTGGATATGGGACGTTGAAAAGCACATAGA GTCTTGCTCTTATGCTGTGGTTTCACCCAAACCAGGATCGAAACGAAAACGAGTGCAGAAAGCCATAACCCAGAAAGATTTGCCCATCTCCCCCAAGTATAAACATCCGAAACAGGAACCCTCATCTCAGTCCGAGTCACCTGTTAACAAAACCCCgctacaacaaacaacaaacaaagtaGAGAACAAGATCTCCCTGAGACCACGGCCCCAAGTCAGAAACACACCACCGAACAATCGTTGCAATAGGCCCAGAGAATTGTTGCCAAGCCCGAGAGACTTTCACTGCAACCCGGCAAGAGATTGGTCGCCAAGGGGACAAATTTTCAACCGTGAGAACCTCGATGCTACCAATAGATATCAGTACCTGTTGCGTTCACATCAAATGCAAGGCCAGCCGTTTCCCTTTCCTGTGTACCGTCCGTAA